The segment CTGCGCAAGCCCATCCGGCCGCATAGACTGGAGAGTAGCTGGCAATCAGCATACCGATCAGCAGCAGTATTGGCCCGAGAAATGACAACCCCTCGGTAATGTTCATTCGAGGTGCATCTCCATCAGGCTGTGCTTGTCGATCCAGCAGGCCTTCGCGTTTCAGTTCGAGATGGACTGTGAAGGATATCGATAGGAAATAAAGCAGTGCAGGTATGATCGCGATCATCACTAGTTCGCTGTAGGGCACCCCTGTCCAATCCGCCATAATGAAGATGCCAGCACCCATTACCGGCGGTATGAGTTGAGATCCGGTCGATGCGGCAGCCTCCACTGCACCTGCGCTCTCTTTCGAAAGCCCGGAGCGTTTCATAATCGGGATTGTCAGCGTTCCTGTTCCGGCGACATTGGCGACGGCGCTTCCGCTAACAGTGCCCATAATTGCGCTGGAGAGCACAGCTACATGCGCTGATCCTCCAGGAATGCGCCGCATCAGGCGGATGGCACCCGAAATGATGAACTGGGTCGCACCCGCGGAACGCATCAGGGTACTGAGCAGCACGAACATGAAGATGATCGTGGCCGAAATAGTGGTTGTTGATCCTAGCAGTGCCCCGTCCTGCCAGAACATACGATAGCTCATTCGGTAGGGAGTCAGACCGCTGAAGAAGAACATCCCATCGAACAGCCGTCCCAGACCTAAGACATAGATCCCCGTAACGGTGGCGATTAGAGGGATTACCCAGCCTGCAAGGTAATAGGCCAAAGCTAGCACTGATGCAACAGCCGTAGCGGCCATGACCTGATCCATTAGGTTCAGGCCGTACCTAGCGAAGACTTGGTCGACATTGAGCAGGAAATAGACACCTGTCACAGCTCCCGCGATCGCCGCAAGCAACAACAAGATTCCGGCGATACGGGAGCGGCTTTCCAGCGCGAGCTGGCCAAAACCTAGCGCGAGGATTGTCGACAGGTGCCAGGCATTAATCGTGGAATCGGATGTTGGGATGAAGATAATGAGTGTGAGGTGCAGGACCACCGCGGCGCAGGCTAAGGTCGTCCACACCTTCCGGCCGTATTGGGTGAGGGATATCATAGGATAAGCTCTTATTGGTATTCGGAGGGGCGACTATCTGTATGGAGAGGTCGCCTT is part of the Halomonas alkaliantarctica genome and harbors:
- a CDS encoding TRAP transporter permease; translation: MISLTQYGRKVWTTLACAAVVLHLTLIIFIPTSDSTINAWHLSTILALGFGQLALESRSRIAGILLLLAAIAGAVTGVYFLLNVDQVFARYGLNLMDQVMAATAVASVLALAYYLAGWVIPLIATVTGIYVLGLGRLFDGMFFFSGLTPYRMSYRMFWQDGALLGSTTTISATIIFMFVLLSTLMRSAGATQFIISGAIRLMRRIPGGSAHVAVLSSAIMGTVSGSAVANVAGTGTLTIPIMKRSGLSKESAGAVEAAASTGSQLIPPVMGAGIFIMADWTGVPYSELVMIAIIPALLYFLSISFTVHLELKREGLLDRQAQPDGDAPRMNITEGLSFLGPILLLIGMLIASYSPVYAAGWACAAVVVCSWFGPHRIGLKQIPSICRETFRTLLPTAAVLICAGIIVTCVETSGLVVAMAQSLNMLGQANSLLIIALLAVISLFLGMGLPVTASYIIVASFGAQALISLGVSPVAAHMAMFWLSQDSLLTPPVCLAAYAAASISGGSPSRTGLKAMLMGKGLYIMPLLFVYHGLLFDQGANQALIGTASGLAALATIAMVGTGQAFGRLGATSRTVLALCAGCILWPEPSAQLAGVAVVCLVLIHNRLAQRDITSFNATKRIK